TCAGACGATAATCTCGTCCCTGGAACCGATAGGTCAGCTGTTCGTGGTGGACCCCCAGGCAATGCAGGATCGTGGCGTGGAAGTCATGTACATGCACCGGGTTTTTTGTGATGTTATAGCAGTAATCGTCGGTTTGCCCGTAAGTGATTCCGGGTTTAATCCCTCCGCCCGCCATCCAGATCGAAAAGCAGCGCGGGTGATGATCCCGGCCGAACGATTGAGGATTCCCTTGCGAATAGACGGTCCGGCCAAATTCGCCGCCCCAGATCACCAGTGTTTCGTCCAGCATCCCGCGCTGTTTTAAATCCGCAATCAGTGCAGCTGATCCCTGGTCGGTTTGCCTGGTCAGGGTCGGTAAGTGCTTCTGGACATTGCTATGGTGATCCCAGCCGCGGTGAAAGACTTGAATGAAGCGAACGCCGCGTTCGGCCAGTCTCCGTGCGAGAAGACAGTTCGCTGCATGCGTTCCCGGCTCTTTGACATCGTCACCATACAGTTCGAGCGTACTGGCGGACTCATCCGAGATATCGGCCAGTTCAGGAACCGAGGTCTGCATGCGATACGCCATTTCGTATTGGGCAATGCGTGTATTAATCTCCGGGTCACCAATTTCCTCAGCGCGGAACTGATTGAGTTTTGCCAGTCGATCCAGCAACACGCGTCTTTGTGAATCGCTGCTGCCGGCTGGGTCACTCAGGTAGAGTACCGGGTCACCCTGGCTGCGAAACTTGACTCCCTGATATTTCGAGGATAAAAAGCCGCTGCCCCACAGGCGGTCATAAAGCGGTTGGGCCTGGTGAAACGAGTTTTTGCTGAGCAGCACGACAAATGAGGGCAGGTTTTCTGTTTCGCTTCCCAGTCCATAACTGAGCCAGGCCCCAATACTTGGTCGCCCCGGTTGCTGATGTCCTGACTGAAAGAACGTGATGGCGGGATCATGGTTAATTGCCTCCGTGTGCATGGAGTTAATCACGCAAATATCATCGGCAACTTTTCCCATATGCGGTAACAGCTCACTGATCCATGTACCAGACTCACCGTGCTGCTGGAATTTCCAGGGGGATTTGACGACAGGGAATTTTTTCTGACCGGCGGTCATGCCCGTCAGTCGCTGCCCTTTGCGAACGCTGTCAGGCAGTTCGGTCAGATGCAGTTTTTCGAGGGACGGTTTATGATCGAGCAAGTCGACTTGGGAAGGTGCTCCTGACTGGAGCAGATAGATCACTCGCCTGGCTTTAGGAGCGAAGTGGGGTATCCCCGGAAGGCCACCAATCCGTGAAGCACTGCTGGTTGTCTCGCTGGAATGCAGGTCGCGATTGAGTAATGACGACAGGGCAGCCACGCCGATGCCGGTACTGGCACGTCCGAAAAACTGACGCCGGTTCTCCTGCAGTTGTAACTCAATCAAGGGGGAGCGCATCGTGTTATTCTTTCGTAATCGTTTCATCCAGATTCAGGAACAAGCGAGCCAGATTGGTGCAGGCTGCCAGTTCTGTCTGGGGTAAGCTGGAGTTCGAGGGAGAGTCGCCAACCTTTAGTAAACGTTGTGTCGCCGGCTGATTTCTGGCGTAGAACATCAGGTCAGCTTCATAAGCTGAGCGGAAGAGAGTCAGTTCAGCAGCAGTGGGGTGTCGCGCAGTGACCAGGCGGAAACCATATTGAATTTGCTGGTCAACGGACTGGCCCCCTTCAGACAACATCCGCTCGGCCAGTTTTCGAGCCGCTTCGACGAACTGGGGACCGTTTAACAGGAGTAATGCCTGTAGTGGCGTATTGGTTCGAGAGCGGCGAATGGTGCAGAATTCCCGTCCCGGGGCATCAAGTGTTTTGAGCATGGGAGACGGGACGGTTCGTTTCCAGAAAGTATAAAGGCTGCGTCGGTAAAGGTCTTCGCCTGTTCCCTGTGGATATTCTTTGGAATAATTCGGGCGGTTATTTAATTCCAGCCAGAGTCCTGCAGGTTGATAGGGATAGACGCTTTTTCCACCGACCTGTTCAACGAGTAAGCCGCTGGCCCGTAACGTGGCATCTCGAATCTCCTCAGCAGCCAGCCGCATGCGTGGGCCGCGGGCCAGCAGTCGATTTTCCGGATCCCGTATATACAAATCGGGGCCGACGTGTGACGTTTGCTGATAGGTCGCTGAATTCAAAATCAACCGCTGCATCTGTTTGATATCCCAGCCGCTGCGAATGAATTCCAGGGCCAGCCAGTCCAGTAACTCGGGGTGACTGGGAAATTCCCCCTGCACGCCAAAATCTTCCGCAGTTTTGACCAGTCCCAGTCCAAAGACTCGCTGCCAGTAACGATTCACCGCAACACGCGCGGTCAGGGGATGCTCCGGGTGAACAAGCCACCTGGCGAATCCCAGACGATTGCGGGGGGCTGTTGCGGGCAGGGAGGGAAAGATCGCGGGAACATCAGGGCTGACCTGCTCGCGGGGCTCATTATACTGTCCACGATCGAGCAGGTAAGTTGCCCGTGGCTGAGCCATCTCCTGCATGATCATCGTTTCCGGGATCGCTGCCTGCTGCTGCTTTTTGAGTTCAGCGATTTGTTGTTCCCATTTCTGTCTGGGATTGTGATGGGACAGGAAATATTCCCGCAGTTTTTTTTGCTCGCTGTCTGTACGGTTCTGTTGTGGTTTGGCTGCGATCTGACGAATGTCAGCGGGAATCCCATGGAACTGCAGGTTCCCGGGCACATCACTGGTGATGGATAAGCGGGGGCGTCCTACTCCATGAGTGGCAAAGTTGGCTTCGTGCCGCAGACGGAACTGTAATTCGGTACCTCCTGCAAATCCGAACGGAGACTCCGCGATCAGCATGGCCGTTGCTGGTAGTTTGCGGGACGGTCCGTCAACAGCCCAGCCGTTGTTACCGGATACACTGCCGTCAATGACGTGTGCAATTTCGTATTGATTCTGCGAATAGTCGGCAATGGCCTTGCTGAATTTGACGACTTGTTTTTGTGAGGGATCCTTGATGGAAACCGCTGTCAGTTCCAGTTCGCTCAGGACAAAGTTGGAATTGCTGTGCCGGCCCGGTCCTCCGCCGGGCAGTGACTCATGCGTGAGTGCTTCCAAGCGGATTGCAGTGAGACTGGTCGTATTGGTTTGAGCAGTGATTTCATAGACGTCGTGTCGGGGATTGGCGCCACTGGCCAGAATCGATTGATCGGGAAGGCGGGTGAGCGTGGTTCCGCCGGACGATTCCATGGTCAGAGGCTCCAGCACGGTCCAGCCATGTTCAGGATCCGCAGAGAGCTGTTGTATCCAGCGATTCAAATGCTGATCAATGTCGAGTGGTTTCTTCAACTCCTCCTGCAGATGCGCCAGCTGAGTTGCGAACTTCTGCTGTTCCTCTCTCGCTAGTGGAGACGGGATGCGTTGTTTGGGTGAGAAGCCGCGCATGCCTCGTTCAGGGACCTGATTGAAGAAAGCGTATAACTGATAGAACTCCTTCTGCGAGATGGGGTCAAATTTATGGTCGTGACACCGGGCACAGCCAATAGTCAGCGCCAGCCAGACTTCACCGGTGGTCACCAGGCGATCCATCACGTATTCGGTACGATATTCTTCATCAATGATGCCACCTTCGATGGTGATTGAATGGTTTCGATTAAAACCGGTTGCCAGGCGTTGCTGATCCGTAGCGTCTGGCAATAAGTCACCCGCGAGTTGTTCGATCGTGAATTCATCAAACGGTTTATTTTCGTTATAGGCATTGATGACCCAGTCGCGCCAGATCCATTGTTCGCGTTCCGTATCATACTGGTAGCCGTTGCTGTCGGCATAACGGGCCAGATCGAGCCAGTGCCTTGTCATGTGTTCGCCGTAGGCAGGGGAGGCGAGATAGCGATCTACCATTTTCGCATAGGCGTCTGGAGAACGATCGGCAAGGTATGCGTCGATTTCCTGTAGCGTGGGTGGCAGGCCGGTCAGATCAAAGGCTACGCGACGAATTAATGTTTCGCGGCTGGCCGTCAGGGCTGGTTGTAATTCTTCCCGTTCCAGGCGGGCCAGTACAAAAAAATCGATCTTGTTTTTCGGCCAGGTGGTATTACGGGGCTGGGGAATCTCTGGTTGCAATGGTGCTTTGAAGGTCCAGTGAGCTTCGTATTCAGCTCCCTGGTCAATCCAGGTTTTGAGGATCGCGATCTGTTTTGCACTCAGCGGTTTCGGACCATCCACTGGTGGCATGCGATCACTTTCGTTCTCTGCAGTGATCCGCTGAATGAGTTCGCTGGCATCCGCTTTGCCGGGGATGATCGCTTTCCGGCCGGAGTCAGCGCTGCCGATGGCCGACTCTTGACGATCCAGACGCAGACCGGCTGCCCGTGTTGCCGAATCAGGGCCATGGCAGGTGAAGCAATGGTTCGAGAGAATCGGGAGGACGTCACGGTTAAACTCGACTGATTCTTCCGCCTGCGCAACGCACGTCAACAAGGATATCGGAATGACGATCAGAACCATCTTGATTGCGTTCACGAGACAGATCCCCGGAGTGATACTCAAAAACACAGCTGGCGACATAAGAGAAATAAAATTTTCTTTATGCAATATATCAGGGGGATGCTGCAGATGGTAGAGAAAGTTAATTGCATCTACCGAGCGCCTGGATTCCGATCACTCTGATCGCTTCAGAACACAGCCACACATGTAGCCTGCCTGATTGATATATCAAAATATATTGAAATGTTCGCAGGTCTCGATTAACATCAATTCGGACCAGTTGAGAATATTCCCGTTAAAGTATCGCCTCCGGCTTTCTTTACTTACTGCGAGAAGACTCTATGTTAACTATTGCCAGTGGTAATCAGCATCGTTTTTGTGATGGCGTTTCGCGACGGAATTTTCTGCAGATTGGTGCTCTGGGAATGGGAGGCCTGTCTCTGCCACAAATATTGAGGGCACAGGATCTTTCCGGAAAACAGGATTCCCATAAATCAGTTATCATGGTTTTCTTGTCAGGAGGCCCACCCCATCAGGATTGGTTTGATCTAAAACCGGAAGCCCCGGCAGAAATCCGGGGACCTCGGGAGCCCATCGCGACCAACGTGTCCGGCATCGAGGTTTGTGAATTAATGCCTCGTTTGTCACGCATGGCTGATCAGTTTGCATTTATAAGATCAATTGTAGGTGCCGAAGGGCGACATGCTGCATTCCAGTGTATGACTGGCAGAAAGTCGAATCGCCAGCCACAGGGAGGCTGGCCCTCTCTGGGATCGACGATTTCTAAATTGCAGGGACCGGCCGATCCCGCCGTACCGGCTTTTATCGGTCTCTCACCGAAAATGCGTCATTCACCCTGGTCGGATGCAGGGCAGCCCGGTTTTCTGGGAGTTGCGCATGCCCCATTCAAGCCAACTGCAGAGGGAAAGGCTGACATGGTGCTCAATGGTGTGAATGCGGAACGTCTGGATGACCGTAAATCGTTGTTAGCGTCACTCGACAACATGCGTCGCCAGGCGGAAGTGATCGAAGAGATGCAGGGGATTGATGCCTATACAAAACAGGCATTTGGAATTCTCACCTCCAGCAGACTGGCGCAGGCACTGGACCTTTCGCAAGAAGATCCCAGGTTACGCGATCGTTATGGGAGAGGTTCAACTAAACCTGCCGGCTATGGGGATGCCGGGCCTTTATTGAATGATTATTTTCTCATGGCGCGGCGTCTGGTCGAGGTAGGAGTGCGTTGTGTCACTCTGGCCTATGGACGCTGGGACTGGCACGGTAAACCTCATGGAACCATTTTCGAGCATGAGGAAGAACATTTTCCGATGCTCGACCAGGGATTGACCGCATTACTGGAGGATCTACGCAACCGGGGGATGGATAAGGATGTGTCAGTGGTCGTTTGGGGAGAATTTGGCCGTACCCCCCGAATCAGTCCCAAGGTCGGACGTGACCATTGGCCGAAAGTTTCATGTGCCATGCTTGCAGGCGGAGGGATGAAAACCGGTCAGGTGATCGGTTCGACGAATCGTTTCGCAGAACATGTCGAAGATCGTCCGGTTGGTTTTAACGAAGTATTTGCCACGTTGTATCATAATCTGGGGATTGACGTGAATACCGTTACCGTCACGGATCTATCAGGACGTCCAACCTATCTGGTCGATCCCGCTCAGCCGATTCAAGAGTTGGTTTAAGTTGCTTTTGACTGCGTATAGTCAACAGCCTGGTCTGAATTCAGTGAAGGGGCCTGTACCGGGGAATGGGATCATTGGCCATTCGCTGTGGGGTTGGGAATGTGAGGTTCCTTATGCAGTCGGCCCAGCAGTGCTGTCAGCTTCTTGACCAGTTTGGGAGAGGCGCTGACTTCGGCATGAGAGACTGTCAGCCAGGTCTCGTAACCACCCAGTTCATGTTGACGTGGAGTCGGCAGATAGCCGAGATCACCATTCGCCAGACCGAAAACGAAAGTCTGCTTGAAAGGGCTCTGTTCCTGAATCTCGAAACCGATTTCAACAAAAGTTTCAAATGGCAAAGCTGCCAGACCCAGATCACCAATTCGCAGTGCCTGGACGTAAGCCTCCGCAGTTTCGGGCCAGAGCTCTGCTTCGAGTGCACGGCGTGCAAACACCATGCGACGGGACAGATCTCGGTCCTGTTCTGCGATCGGCGGTGCGTTTTGGATCAAGTCTCTGGCGCGCCAGACCTGGGCCATTGACGGACGGCGGCGGTTGAGTGTCATCGTCTGTGCTGCAGCACCCAGTGGTACCCAGTCGCGATACGAAATGTTTTTTTCGACTCGCATCACCTCACGAGTCAGGTCCGAGGCGACTTCCTGCATTTTTTCATAGCGTGCATATCGTTTCCGTCCCGGCTGATTGTAATGCGCATAATCATTATTATTCACATCGCCACTGGCGCCATTACTCAGAATTCCCACGAAGGGCGGATCCTGCCCGGGTACGGCATGTAACCGGTTCAGTTCCCTGGCAAAGACCCCGAAATAATCCGCGGAAATATGTCCTGTCCCTACACCGCCCACATAGTGCAGCCAATAGTTTGCTAATAATGCAATAGGATGACCGGCCTGGGAACGCACGGATAATACATATACCCCTGGATTGACCGGTCCCGCGGGTTTTTCAATTTGGGAGAGCAGTCCTCCCGGATTTGTGGCAACGCGTTCTTCCTCACCAAATGGACTGGTCACACTCTGCTCCTGTTTCAACAGCCAGCGACGGTTGAAAACGTGTTGGGGCAATGTGCCGGTTCCCCAGCCAATGCGTGCCGGTTCCAGGTTATTGATGGCGCGTTGCACACCATCGGCAATCCGGCGGATCACAAACTGCTGGTATTCATCCAGCGGTTCATTGAGCTTAAGGTAACTGGTCCCGCGTAGACTGGGGGCCGAGTGGGTGTGTGTTGCGGCAATCAGGACGTTCTCCGGAGGCAGGCCCGAAGTCTGCTGGATCCGTTGTTTGGTTGGTAAATGAATTTCCGTAGGGAATTTGACATTGTCGATGATGACGATTGCCAGTTGAGTCGAACCGTCGTCCAGAACGAGACAGCGTGCAAAGAGGTCGTCGTGGATATGGATCGAACCTCGGGGATTAAAGCCTCCAATCAGATCTGTCCCCAGAAACGGAGTGATATTACTCACCGCTGCGCCCGCACGAAATACTCCCTGCGGTTCTGCTTCGGCATGAGCGATAACGGGAATTAACAGTGACAGGAGCAGGGCTCGGAAAATCATTTGAAGGCCTTTATGTCGGAGGGGAACCAATCGATTATTCAAGTTCGCCATCGATAACAGCGAGTCCCGTGAATCATCATTTATCAGGTTTCTCTTAAGCGTGCATTGCGTTTTTCAGGCTTAATGGGGTAAGTAGGAATAGAGATCAGCATCTTTGAGAAAGAATCGAATTTTCTTGTCTCCTTCCATCAGGTCGGGGGCCAGGGATTTGGTCTGCCACTTTAATTCATATGCTACGGCGTCTCCCGAGAAGGGGATGCATTCCTCTCGTGAAAAGCCAGGAAGTACCTGGTTGTGCCGGTCCAGGATCTCCGCGACGACTGAACCCCGGGGGCCAGTTCTGGCGTTGATTGTCACGACTGGTTGTTTCAGCGATTCCCGACGTGATATGAACCAGCCTTCTTTGTTTCCTGCCTGCAGAGAGCAGAAACCATCCAGCCGCAGTTTCGCGAGACCAATGGCGTGATTGCGGGGATTTAAGTATCGGCCGCGTGCACCGCCGTAATAAAAAAACAGTTCATCCCCCACCACAACGGGAGCGACGGCAGTGTGAATCGAACCACAGTCAAATTCGTTCTGTTCACGATCCCCCAGTTCGATGAATGGTTTTCTCTCCGGAGTGCGAGTCCAGTTGATGAGATCCCAGCTCCAGGCCAGCTGCACATCGGTCGTTACGGGGCTGCCTTTTTCGGCTTCCGCCATCTTCTGGTCCGTGTAGGGACCCTCTTTGAACCACCGCGCGTGAAAAACCCAGAGCTGACTGATATACATTCCCTGGTAAGCAAACACAGGGCCGTTATAGAACTGGGTTGCATCCGGATCCAGGTCATCCGGGACCAGCACCGGGCCTGAGACCGGGGTAGTCCAGTCCAGTACGTTACCTGGTTTCGACCAGGAGATACCCACAGCCCGCCCGCGGCCTCCACGGTGACCGGCCAGTCCGGAACTGCCTGTCTTACGCATGGCGATGTAACGCTGCGAATAGGGATCGTAACCGTAAGTGGTCGCATCACCTCCCGGAATCAGGCCTTTCCGGGCCGTCTCAGGAGCAAAGTTCCAGCGCAGTCCATCGGCAGAAAATGCAAGCCTGTGCCGGGAGGGCCGCAACATATACCCAAATAACAGGTAACGCTGATCGGCGGGAACGTTTCCCGGTTGTTTAAAGACCATGGCCGTATGGAAGCGAGACAGCGGATCTTTGAGGTCTGCGGGAACACTCAGGTCAGATTTTGGCCCCAGGAAAATGTTGTTTGAGGTGGAACCATTGTGTTCGTAAAGTCCCAGTTCCGGTTTGGTCCAATGAAATCCATCCTCCGATTCTGCATGGCAGAAAATTTCCTGAGGGGTATAACAACGGTACCACATCCGGAGTTTGCCCTGATCCGACATCACCGATCCATAGAGGTAGGGGCCCGGGTAGCGTCCCGTTTTTTCCCAAGGCTGATCAGCAATGAGGACCGGGTTCTGTTCATGTTTTTTGGCAGCGTGGAAAACCCGCTCCAGTTCCTGCGATTCTTCGACGACCATCGCATCCAGGAACAGTCGCCGCCAGGGGCCGTTAACCGGGCCTGCCATGCGGTCGACCGATGTCTTAGATTCCGCGAATACCTGTCCGGTTCCACAAACAAGTCCTGCAGCCAGAACCAGACTCATCAGAGAGAAGAGTTTAGACATTATTGCTTGCTTTCTACGACGAAGCCGAAGTTCAAGGAAACTGATGAAAGCCTGTTAAAGAATGAATCAACAGTCAAATAGATCATTCTTTATGTTACTTGAAGACGGGCAGGCAGGCAAATCTTCCCCTCATGATTTTCAGACTATCCACATCTGCTAATTGCTCCATTCCACAGGTTTTAGCCTGCGAAGTTTCTTGTCCTTAAACAGGGGCATCTCCTGCTTTGACTCAAATCCCATAAAATCAAAGTTTCCAGGAGTCAGCGCGCTTCCAGAATCCGATACGCAATTACGCAAAAGTTTCAAAGACTTCCCAAATGTTTCGGTTTGTTTCAGGCGTACCCCCGGCAAACCAGAGAGATATAGCTTTTCTGAAAAATACGAATTATGTGAGTTTTCAGCGCTCATCGAGCTTGGAAGCGATAGTTAAATAAAACAGAACAATTCATATGGAATAATGAAACAAACAGTCAACCATTTCTGTCGTATGATGACCGAGCCGTTTATGGAAAGGGCTTCTTACTACCATCTTTTAACAATAAAAAAAGTGAGGTGGAGAATGGTTGCAACGAAAACTACCGGTCGTAATTTGCAGAAATTAATTGATTTAAGATGTTGTCCCACCGAACAGTATATTCGTGATCGTTTTAAAAAAGATATATTCTGGAAGCAGGAGAAAACGCGACTTTCCCGCGCCTGTTCAATTGAGGATGATGATTTGATTGAACGCATGTTGAAGCGGGGAATTCGAGCTGAAAACGTGCCTGCGTTGCAGATGTTTCCGATCGCCATGGCGGCCTGGGCGAGTGGTTCGGTCAGTTCACAGGAAGCTCAGGCGGCTCTGCAGTCAGTATTTCCCTTTGAGCTCTCTGGTCATGCAGCTTCAGTGAACCTGTTCCGTTCCTGGTTGGAGGAGAAACCAGACGCCGATCTGTGGCAGATATGGGAGGATTTTGTCAGCGCAAGGATGCAGCAAATCGGCTTACGACATACACAGACAATTGGACATACCATCTACAAGATGGCAGAACGTGTGTCACTGGCCTCAGGAGGTTTTTGGGGATTGGGTTCGGTGTGCCGCGAAGAGCAGGAGTTGTTGGAACGAATCAAGCAAACATTCCAACTGGATGAGACATGAGATATTGTCTTTGTAAGCACAGCATAAAATCAGGCTGCTCTGTGACTGGAAGAATCATGGATCAATGAAGCCTCCAGTCACAGGCAGTTTTGCAGGGGATTTTCACAGATCGCGATCACAGCTGGATGTTTGAGTTTTCTTTCTACAGAGACTGCGTAAAATTGTTCTTTGACACCATTTGCCAGACCAACTGTGTGTAAGCCATAAATATCAGAAACATCTTTCTGGATCTGGACAGGGATTGCAAACAGTCCCAATCCATTGCGGCCTGCAATCTTCAACATCGCACTGTCTGCAAACTCTCCTTTGATAACCGGGGTCAGGTGCAGGTCACGGAACCACTGATCCATTGCATGGCGTAGGACACTCTCATCTGTGGGCAGCAGGAAAGGGGCACCATCGAGCGAGGCAGGGAAATTCCGGGAATATTTTTGAGCAAGTTCCTTCGTACCCATGATCACTACGTCTGACTCCCCCAAACGGTGAGAGAACGCTTTTACCTTGTAAACAGGATCGAGTGCGGTGTCAGTCAGAATGACATCGATCTTGTGAATGGCCAGATCTGCAACCAGGCGCGGCATTTCGGCTTCTGTGCAAACGAGACGGATCGGTTCATCAAGCATGAGGGCAGGCTGCAGAAGCTGGAATGCTACTAGTTTCGGCATCATGTCGCGGATTCCCACCCGGAGTTCCAGGGGTTTTCCGATTGGTTTCCCTTTGATGAGCTCCATCAGCTCTCGACCTGTTGAGAAAATTTCTGAGGCATACTCAGCAACCTGAGCACCAGTTTCAGTGAGTACCAGCCCACGGCCCTGCTTTTTGACCAGAGAAACTCCAAAGGCCTGCTCCAGTTGTCTGATTTGGGTGCTAACGCTGGAGGGCGAGACATGCAGGATCTCACTGGCACCACGAACACTCCCTTCTCGTGCGACAAGCCAGAAACTTTGTAAGTGATGGTAATTCAGCCAGTCCATGCTCTCTTTCCCAAGCGAATAAAATGAGGCTATCGTCACGGAATCAAGATCGATTTTCTATCGTTCATTAGTCAAATAACTTTGTATTACCTGAGGCTCTGATTTCAACAACTAAAATGGCCGCTGCGCTGGTGGCTGAGATCTGTGTCTAACAAAACTGCCAAGACAAATGCTTTTTTTAACAGATGAATAAACGCTAGCTTCTATCTATGGAGGGGAACACTGGTTGATCTTGCCAGTGTCTCTTCTTCGTAAAGAGCTCTTACCCATCTCCTGCGTCTCACCAGATACTATTGAAAGCAGCCCAAGATTCGGAATTCTTAGAATGAATCACCACCGATCACCTGGCCGTCATTTCGGGCTGCCAGCCAGCGGAAGACATTGATATCGACGTTTTCACCAATCATTCTCACGCTACCATCCATTAGCAGAAAATGTGCTCCGCCTGTGTGAGGACTGTTGTAACCGCCTGGACTACCGGTGGGAGAATTAGGGCCACCAGATCGAACGTGAACGAGCGCCATCGTTATCGCGGGCCGTGCCGTGTCACCCACCGCCTGCCCACGCTGTGTGGCGACTTGTTGAGAAAATACGGTCTGCGCTGTGGGAATTACCCCAGCCCAGCCGTTAGGGACAAATGCACTTTGCCTTTCGCCAATTCCTATCGTGTTCGAACTTCCATCAGTAATGTCGCGCATCCGGACAGCGGAATTGCGATGGAACATGCCATTAAAGGGTTGTTGCTCATACATGGCACTGTAGCCTGAAGTATTCGCGGGATCGGCACCTCCAAGCGAGCCAATGTAACTGCAGGCTGCCAGGTCATTGATATTCAATGATGCTGGATATGCGCTGATTCGCAGTGGAGTCGTGTCACTCGGGCAGAGGTAGGCAGTTACCGTCGAACTCCGTGCTGGAGCGTTAATACTGTTGATAATTGGAAGATTGAAATCGATCTGTTCCGAGAGATTTGCCTGATCCATAAACGGCAGGAGCATGGTAAAAAAACTCCAGCCGGGGCCGATTTCGGGTACCGGATCATTACCACCACCTGGCCAGGGGCCTGTTGGAATACTCACGAAGCCGGGCGGAAACACGCCGTGGGATTCTTCATAATTATGGAGTGCCAACCCGATTTGCTTTAGATTATTTTTACATTGTGTCCGTCGGGCCGCCTCGCGGGCCTGCTGGACTGCAGGCAAAAGCAGCGCGATCAGGATCGCAATGATTGCGATCACAACCAGGAGTTCAATCAATGTGAAGCCATGTCGTTGGTGAGAAACTGAAGACTGGGGGAGCATGGGGCCCTCTCTGTCAAACTGTAATTGCTGGATTTTCTTTCCATTTGACTCATGATGCTGAATATGAGTCATGGAAAGAGGTTATGAACAAATAATCTTATAGAAGAATATGGGACTGAGACTCGGTCTCAATTCTGTTTTTGTTTTAGGCCTGTCCCAGGCTCTCACAAGAGGGCT
The Gimesia sp. genome window above contains:
- a CDS encoding DUF1559 domain-containing protein, which gives rise to MLPQSSVSHQRHGFTLIELLVVIAIIAILIALLLPAVQQAREAARRTQCKNNLKQIGLALHNYEESHGVFPPGFVSIPTGPWPGGGNDPVPEIGPGWSFFTMLLPFMDQANLSEQIDFNLPIINSINAPARSSTVTAYLCPSDTTPLRISAYPASLNINDLAACSYIGSLGGADPANTSGYSAMYEQQPFNGMFHRNSAVRMRDITDGSSNTIGIGERQSAFVPNGWAGVIPTAQTVFSQQVATQRGQAVGDTARPAITMALVHVRSGGPNSPTGSPGGYNSPHTGGAHFLLMDGSVRMIGENVDINVFRWLAARNDGQVIGGDSF